In one window of Halalkalicoccus subterraneus DNA:
- a CDS encoding glycosyltransferase family 39 protein, which translates to MQFSIGRYRIGFGTLGAVAGLGVAGLVLLFNLFLSHMLVRTLPPILTGACLLYLVARRNPTPAVGTLPTWAVHALPSVVFLGTAALIALSLATGGRGPTFYLLTIALSVVVFVQIAFTPDEQFSVGMGLAQVLALGFVVRFAGLLGSAGYVGVDVWIHMPQYVEGILSAGSIQGMGPTKYALAPLYHLSVASTSLLADLPPRLALFGSIGIAMGLTGLFVYLTAARFVDPRWAVFAAAAYSISDFVVVWSIHLIPTSLGVVFFLAVLLVFVRIQQRGTRPAVLVLIVAFVLAMALTHQVASFIMLVLLGAGSLAQIALNMGQLRDRLFADSSPSIRVHSVHGYSAFAVGLLMLIWSVTPWGNRTFVEAVLVILWGSIEGSAGLFNRGETTNAVAAGGDQTLLGQTVIPLIDQVGFSMLLFGTVVGSLYILQRERASQSGLALIIAAVIMLFFTLVPPLFGLRNFLPGRWFAFLYAVLAILAAVGFDRLRRDCSPQLFAAVALVFALVFSGGMVLTSDATQDAPAFPEENVRYAYTPAEMSAMETIVEHTDSDATDPIYSDSPYISALNRYGGEERFSSATVDDGPPDHEVTLYRDYQRDGAPRFETEEGADHIQRTTIDEMCGTRTIGYDNSDVTLCER; encoded by the coding sequence ATGCAGTTCTCGATCGGCCGGTACCGGATCGGGTTTGGAACCCTCGGTGCCGTCGCGGGGCTGGGCGTTGCCGGGCTCGTGCTCCTGTTCAACCTCTTCCTCTCGCACATGTTGGTGCGGACGCTCCCGCCGATCCTCACGGGGGCCTGTCTGCTTTATCTCGTCGCCAGGCGGAACCCGACGCCCGCCGTCGGAACGCTTCCGACCTGGGCCGTCCACGCTCTCCCGAGCGTCGTGTTCCTCGGGACGGCCGCGCTGATCGCGCTCTCGCTTGCGACGGGCGGTCGTGGCCCGACCTTCTATCTGCTCACGATCGCGCTCTCGGTGGTGGTATTCGTTCAGATCGCGTTCACCCCCGATGAACAGTTCTCGGTCGGAATGGGTCTCGCGCAGGTGCTCGCGCTCGGGTTCGTGGTCCGGTTTGCGGGGCTGTTGGGTTCGGCGGGGTACGTCGGCGTCGACGTTTGGATCCACATGCCCCAGTACGTCGAAGGGATCCTCTCGGCGGGTTCGATCCAGGGAATGGGCCCAACGAAGTACGCTCTGGCCCCGCTCTATCACCTCTCGGTCGCCTCGACCTCGTTGCTCGCCGACCTTCCTCCGCGCCTCGCGCTGTTCGGCTCGATCGGGATCGCGATGGGTCTCACCGGTCTGTTCGTCTACCTGACGGCCGCCCGGTTCGTCGACCCGCGGTGGGCCGTCTTCGCCGCGGCGGCCTACTCGATCAGCGACTTCGTCGTCGTCTGGTCGATCCACCTCATCCCGACGAGTCTGGGCGTGGTGTTCTTTCTCGCCGTCCTGTTGGTGTTCGTCCGGATCCAACAGCGGGGAACCCGCCCGGCGGTGCTCGTGTTGATAGTCGCGTTCGTCCTCGCGATGGCGTTGACCCACCAGGTCGCCTCGTTCATCATGCTCGTGTTGCTCGGAGCCGGCTCGCTCGCCCAGATCGCGCTGAACATGGGCCAACTTCGCGACCGACTGTTCGCGGACTCATCTCCCTCGATTCGGGTCCACAGCGTTCACGGGTACTCCGCGTTCGCGGTCGGGTTGCTCATGCTCATCTGGAGCGTGACTCCGTGGGGCAACCGGACCTTCGTTGAGGCGGTGCTCGTCATCCTCTGGGGTTCGATCGAGGGTAGCGCCGGTCTGTTCAACCGGGGCGAGACGACGAACGCGGTGGCCGCCGGCGGCGATCAGACGCTCCTTGGCCAGACGGTTATCCCGCTGATCGATCAGGTGGGGTTCTCGATGCTCCTGTTCGGGACGGTCGTCGGGAGCCTCTACATACTCCAGCGTGAGCGAGCCAGTCAGTCGGGGCTGGCGCTGATCATCGCCGCCGTGATCATGCTGTTTTTCACGCTCGTGCCGCCGCTGTTCGGTCTGCGGAACTTCCTGCCCGGGCGCTGGTTCGCGTTCCTCTACGCGGTGCTCGCGATACTCGCCGCCGTTGGTTTCGATCGCCTCCGGCGCGATTGCTCGCCCCAGTTGTTCGCGGCCGTGGCGCTCGTCTTCGCGCTCGTCTTCTCCGGGGGGATGGTGCTCACGAGCGACGCGACCCAGGACGCGCCGGCGTTTCCCGAGGAGAACGTCCGGTACGCCTACACGCCGGCCGAGATGAGCGCGATGGAGACGATCGTCGAGCACACCGACAGCGACGCGACCGACCCCATCTACAGCGACTCGCCGTACATCAGTGCCTTGAACCGGTACGGCGGGGAGGAGCGCTTCTCGTCCGCGACCGTCGACGACGGCCCCCCCGACCACGAGGTGACGCTGTATCGCGACTATCAGCGCGACGGCGCGCCACGATTCGAGACCGAGGAGGGAGCGGACCACATCCAGCGAACCACGATCGACGAAATGTGTGGGACGCGAACCATCGGGTACGACAACAGCGACGTCACCCTCTGTGAACGCTGA
- a CDS encoding signal recognition particle protein Srp54, which produces MVLDDLGTSLRGTLEDLRGKSRLTEEDVQAVVKEIQRSLLQADVDVSLVMELSDSIKTRALEEEPPGGTTARDHVLRIVYEELVALVGDSAEIPLEEQTIMLAGLQGSGKTTTAAKMAWWFSKKGLRPAVIQTDTFRPGAYDQAKQMCERAEVEFYGDPDAEDPVEIAREGMAATADADVHIVDTAGRHALEDDLIEEIEAIGDAVQPDRSLLVLDAAIGQGAKEQARRFEESIGIQGVAITKLDGTAKGGGALTAVNETDSTIAFLGTGEEVEDIERFEPNGFISRLLGMGDLKQLTERVERAMAETQEEEEDWDPEDLLSGTFTLHDMRKQMNAMNRMGPLDQVMDMIPGLGGGLMDQLPDDAMDVTQDRLRKFEIIMDSMTDAEMEHPRAIGQSQIERIARGSGTDEETVRELLQQHKMMERTLKQFQGMGQGNMDMERMMKQMENQGGGGGGMGGLF; this is translated from the coding sequence ATGGTACTCGACGATCTCGGAACCTCCCTCAGAGGGACCTTGGAGGACCTCCGCGGGAAGTCCCGGCTCACCGAAGAGGACGTGCAGGCGGTCGTCAAGGAGATCCAGCGCTCGCTTCTGCAGGCCGACGTCGACGTCTCGCTGGTGATGGAGCTCTCCGACTCGATCAAGACCCGCGCGCTCGAGGAAGAACCGCCCGGCGGGACGACCGCCCGCGATCACGTGCTTCGTATCGTCTACGAGGAACTGGTCGCGCTCGTCGGTGACTCCGCCGAGATTCCCCTCGAAGAGCAGACGATCATGCTCGCGGGCCTGCAGGGGTCGGGGAAGACGACCACGGCGGCGAAGATGGCGTGGTGGTTCTCGAAGAAGGGACTGCGTCCCGCCGTGATCCAGACCGACACGTTCCGGCCGGGCGCCTACGACCAGGCCAAACAGATGTGCGAGCGCGCCGAAGTCGAGTTCTACGGGGATCCCGACGCCGAAGATCCCGTCGAGATCGCCCGCGAGGGAATGGCGGCCACTGCCGACGCCGACGTCCACATCGTCGACACCGCGGGTCGTCACGCGCTGGAGGACGACCTGATCGAGGAGATCGAGGCGATCGGGGACGCCGTCCAGCCCGATCGGTCCCTCCTCGTGCTCGACGCCGCCATCGGGCAGGGCGCGAAGGAACAGGCCCGCCGGTTCGAGGAATCCATCGGAATTCAGGGCGTCGCGATCACCAAGCTCGACGGGACCGCGAAGGGTGGTGGTGCCCTTACGGCGGTCAACGAGACCGACTCGACGATCGCCTTTTTGGGGACCGGCGAGGAGGTCGAGGACATCGAGCGCTTCGAGCCCAACGGCTTCATCTCCCGACTGTTGGGGATGGGCGACCTGAAGCAACTCACTGAGCGCGTCGAGCGCGCGATGGCCGAAACCCAGGAAGAAGAGGAGGATTGGGACCCCGAGGACCTGCTGTCGGGGACCTTCACGCTGCACGACATGCGAAAGCAGATGAACGCGATGAACCGCATGGGCCCGCTGGACCAGGTCATGGACATGATCCCCGGACTCGGTGGCGGGCTCATGGACCAGCTTCCGGACGACGCGATGGACGTCACCCAGGACCGACTGCGGAAGTTCGAGATCATCATGGACTCGATGACCGACGCGGAGATGGAACACCCCCGCGCGATCGGTCAGAGCCAGATCGAACGCATCGCCCGTGGCTCGGGGACCGACGAGGAAACCGTCAGGGAACTGCTCCAGCAACACAAGATGATGGAGCGCACCCTGAAACAGTTCCAGGGCATGGGACAGGGCAACATGGACATGGAACGCATGATGAAACAGATGGAAAACCAGGGCGGCGGTGGCGGCGGCATGGGCGGTCTGTTCTAA
- a CDS encoding RNA-binding domain-containing protein — translation MIYRIEATVRAPVHDTEVTDRVKDAVSNLVPEAELSAENGRIVGTTRSLDHFSELLHRQEILDTARNEFFRRQSGEYFSFSLKKQAAFQGVVNFAVGEEDELGEIDIEVRVDEPDVESYVDHVAPPTEGGRPVTDE, via the coding sequence ATGATCTACCGGATCGAGGCGACCGTCCGAGCGCCGGTCCACGACACTGAAGTCACCGACAGGGTCAAAGACGCCGTGTCGAACCTCGTTCCCGAAGCCGAACTGAGTGCCGAAAACGGTCGGATCGTCGGGACGACCCGCTCGCTGGATCACTTCTCCGAACTACTGCACCGCCAGGAGATCCTCGACACCGCCAGAAACGAGTTCTTCCGGCGGCAGTCGGGCGAATATTTCTCGTTCTCACTCAAGAAGCAGGCCGCCTTCCAGGGCGTCGTGAACTTCGCGGTCGGAGAGGAGGACGAACTCGGCGAGATCGACATCGAGGTGCGGGTAGACGAGCCCGACGTCGAGTCGTACGTCGATCACGTCGCGCCGCCGACCGAAGGTGGGCGGCCGGTAACGGACGAATAA
- a CDS encoding AAA family ATPase — MRVIGTVGLPGSGKGEAAAVAREEGIPVVTMGDVIRRECRDRGLDPADHHGEVATAMREEDGPLAIAERSLPLIEERLEGSRVVLVDGLRSGAEAKRFEEAFGEDFTLIAVEAPFEIREQRLGTRGRDNPETESLETRDERELGFGMGEAMTRADVTIENTDSLERFRERIRELLSKGMER; from the coding sequence ATGCGAGTCATCGGAACCGTCGGCCTGCCGGGCAGCGGGAAGGGCGAGGCCGCCGCCGTCGCCCGCGAGGAGGGGATCCCCGTCGTCACGATGGGCGACGTCATCCGTCGGGAGTGCCGGGATCGAGGGCTCGACCCCGCCGACCACCACGGCGAGGTCGCGACGGCCATGCGCGAGGAGGACGGTCCGCTCGCGATCGCCGAGCGCTCCCTGCCGCTGATCGAGGAGCGCCTCGAAGGGAGCAGGGTCGTCCTCGTCGACGGGCTTCGATCGGGTGCGGAGGCAAAGCGCTTCGAGGAGGCCTTCGGCGAGGACTTCACCCTGATCGCGGTCGAGGCACCCTTCGAGATACGAGAACAGCGACTGGGAACGCGCGGGCGGGACAACCCTGAAACCGAGTCGCTGGAAACCCGCGACGAGCGCGAACTGGGCTTCGGAATGGGCGAGGCGATGACCCGCGCGGACGTCACGATCGAGAACACCGACTCGTTGGAGCGCTTTCGCGAGCGGATCCGCGAACTCCTCTCGAAGGGGATGGAACGATGA
- the pyrE gene encoding orotate phosphoribosyltransferase translates to MADTDLIAALREADAVQYGEFELSHGGTSDYYVDKYRFETDPRCLSLIASAFAERVDEPKLAGVALGAVPLVAVTSVETDLPYVIARKRQKEYGTANLIEGALEEGEEVLVLEDIATTGQSAVDAAEALREAGARVERVLVVVDREEGARELLAEHDLELEALLTATELLDR, encoded by the coding sequence ATGGCCGATACGGACCTCATCGCGGCGCTTCGCGAGGCCGACGCCGTCCAGTACGGCGAGTTCGAACTCTCGCATGGCGGGACGAGCGACTACTACGTCGACAAGTACCGCTTCGAGACCGATCCCCGATGCCTTTCGCTGATCGCGTCGGCCTTCGCCGAGCGGGTCGACGAGCCGAAACTCGCGGGCGTCGCCCTCGGGGCAGTGCCATTGGTGGCAGTCACGAGCGTCGAGACGGACCTCCCGTACGTCATCGCGCGCAAACGACAGAAGGAGTACGGCACCGCCAATCTGATCGAGGGCGCTCTCGAAGAGGGCGAGGAGGTGCTCGTTTTGGAGGACATCGCGACGACCGGGCAAAGCGCCGTCGACGCCGCCGAGGCGCTCCGGGAGGCCGGTGCCCGCGTCGAGCGCGTACTGGTTGTCGTCGACCGCGAGGAGGGCGCCCGCGAACTGCTCGCCGAGCACGACCTCGAACTCGAAGCGTTGCTCACGGCCACGGAGCTTCTCGACCGGTAG